TCCAAGTTTGATTTAACGTTCAAAATAGGTCAATACCTAGACCGGCATTTAGTGTTTCCATTACTTGAGTTTTTGGCTGCTAAAGAAGTGAGTTACACAAGTTAACCTGTATGATTGGACATATTTATTAGAAATTGAGGTAGTGTACAATTAGCTGGTTAAATACTTATCATGTACATAACTTCACTTTCAGACTTACGACCAATCGGAGCTCCTGCAAGCCAAACTAGAGATTCTTAGCAAGACTAACATGATTGATTATGTTATTGATATCAGGAAAATGCTTTACCCTGATGAGGACACCCCTGAGGTAAGATGCACTGAATGACTGGCCTTTATAATGCTAAATTCTTTGTTTCAAGGTATTGAAACATTCAAAATATAACCAAATACTGTctgtttaattattatgaatacCAATGTAGGAACtcagtataaataataattacaactCTATTCAAAAATTCCTACCAGTAAGGTACTTCTTAGCTTCTCCTAattgatacaaaataatttctaattttTGCTACCATATATATTGTACTTTCTCTCACACCCATAATTTGCTTTATACATACTTCAACTAAGCTATTCTTATCtaataagcaatttattttcattcctcaAACTAAATGCCTATACATTATTTCTACGATAATTAATTGAGTTGTTTGATAttccttacaaaaaaaaatagtgttttaACCCCCACAGCATCATATAAATTTCagtaatgatttatttaatatttccagGAGATTAAAGCGAGAAGAGGGGTAGTTCTCTCCCAGCTGCAAGAGCTCCAGGATGCTGTGGAGCCAGTTTTGAGACTCATGCAAAGAGATGATGTCATGAAGACAGTAGAGACCATGAGAGACCCCAAGACTCTCATCAACCATCTTACTACTAACAAGGAGTTTGAGGTAACTAGCctgattaaataataacaattgtgCTGTACACAGTAATTATGGAAGTACTGAATATATTTTAACGACAAAAAGTCACAAGAAATGTTTCAATAATGCAAGATTCCATATCGTAGGCTGTTAGATTGGTGCTTTTAACTTGGAGAGCGAGtttaatctatataaataatttattttgttattcataattttatttttaacatccaGATTATTCTAAACCTTTTATGTATTTACAGTTCAAAGTTGAGATGATTGACAGCATGTATCGGTTGGCCAAATACCGATACGAGTGTGGTAACTACGTTGAATCAGCGTCCTATCTCTATTTCTGCCAGCTGGTGATGTGCCCGACTGACAAGGTAAGATTTGATAAGAATTAACTATAGTAATGATTAACAAGACAGCATTTTACAGAGGGCCTTACTTTCCACACCTGGATATAATCCCAATTGATTTACCTTGCCTACCCAACTAGCCTTGGTTAGACATGACTTTGTCGCTTCAaattacccgtaacaactgccaaagctGTTAGATGTAGACTGGCCCAAGTGTAGCTGAATCTTATGATCAATCGATCCATGTGGCTGTTACTTAGCTCCTCTTTATATATCCCCTATTAGATTAGCCTGTCTGCCATCTAACTCATAATGATAAAACATATTCTACATTTAAACtatccatttattttataaagtttttatttcagaactaaatgcatgtattcttctatatatttatttttcattgttcaTCTGCTACTTTCATAATCTCTTCACCTTGATTTACATAAACTTCATTTTCATTGGAGATACAGTAGTTTTGATTATCTTGATAGGTTTTATCCTGTAGCATAAATAAGCAGcctagttaaaataaattattgcctCTACACCATGTAAGCTAATATTGTGTTTGTAAtcaagtaattaattttatttgaagttacatataaacttaattgtataaaataaaaatgttaattagtACACACATACCATTCTGCACTGCAATCCCATATCATGTTTAGGATGGAATTGATTTTTATGAACCTTCAATGGTGCTGTTGAAGAATACCATTGACCACATATTTCACATTGGTAGACCAAAATACCAAGGGATTTTGAGCTGTCCTGATGTGTTTTAGTCATGAAGTGGCCAACTTTGTATCTGAAAATCAATCAAATTTTTATAAGCACTGTTTGAAAAAAATGGTCTTGCCAAATTGAAAGGTGTATATCTATCTTTACATGGAAAAATATCTCAAGTAGCAAAGTTAGAAAAAATACTACactaaaaatgtataatttaaggtttagactCACCTATGATTATACAATTGTTCATAATTTCTGAATTTACGATCACATGCATTACAAAGCAATAGTTTTggtaatgaaaaactgtaataCATGTTCAACCATGGGCATAATATCCAATGTTGTTCAGCTGTTTTGTAAGATATAAATGACATCCCACATGCATTGCACTCGTAATTATTTGCTGTAGTATGATTTTTTGAATGTCGTAATAATCTAGGAATGCTCGTAAATACTTTCTCGCAAAATTCACATTGCAGCAAGGAAGAAGTTTTGATCTCTCTAACACAATCAGCATTATTTGATTTACAACACTCAGAGGAATGTTTCAAAGCTTGGTCTTGGCGTGGCCACACCTGGAAACATTGAATACAGGTCCAGACCACTTGCCAGCGAGGTTGTGCCTCCGCCATAGCATGTCTCATAGAATAATGTCTTCTTAAACCAGTCTCGTATACAAAACATTTCCCACATGTGTTACAGGGAAATGATCTTATAGTTTTGGGACAAACAATGTCCAGTATCTCTTTCTTCTTAGTATAATTCAGGGTTCTATTAAGCATATGTATATTTTCCATAATACGAGCGTTGTTCTCTTTGACTTTTTCAAGGCTGTGTTCTAAAGGACTCAAATAAATTCCTGGATTATTTAATTTGcacttatttttcaaataaaactgtaaatcaTTCTCGTAACGTATATttgtttcaaatgtttgttGATTTGATAGGAGTGTATCTCTTGATTCTTCATGATAGTAACTTATGTCTTGATCTTTTTCACCTAATTTATAAGTAAGTTCATCTTTGTGTAGCATTGAAGACTCGGAATAAACATTCGTTATGTAAGATTCAGGCGATTCAATTGCTTTTGCACTTGCATCTAAATTAAATCTATCAAAATCATTTCCCGAAACGATTTTTACTACTAAGCGTGAAGACTTATcagtttctttctttttctcttGCACTTTGCCATCCAGCCATTTACTGTATTTGGTAGAAGGTGTAGAACTCCCTTCATCTTCTATGGAAATATGTAACGATTTAAAATTAACCCCAGCCGCTTCAAATttatgaattattaattttgatgagGCTGACATTTTTGTACATGCCACAGAGacagagtattttttttatttttacttttcattAATGGCTGAAAATAAGTGCCTAATAGATGTCAAAAAAGGTTACATATGCATATTGTTCTTCATAGATAACAGGGCGGTTGTATCGAAATTACTTACGATCTTCCTTGTTACTcatatactatagttcggccattcagagaatgcgttcctgacacgtcgcgattgaactgacgacgtaactttgcaatggcgttgcagttacgataaaaatatttttgctggttgtttaccgttttaacaattgaggagcattaaaacaacattattatatcaataatcaatgaatgttattacgtcgtcagttcaatcgcgacgtgtcaggaacgcattctctgaatggccgaactatatttgaagtaatatttttgCTTTCAGAACTACTTGTCTGTTCTATGGGGCAAACTCGCTAGTGAGATCTTGGTACAAAATTGGGATGGTGCCCTAGACGACTTGACGAAGTTGCGAGAGTTCATTGATAATGGTGGAGCAGGAGCAACTGCCAACAATATGCAAGCCCTTCAGCAGCGCACTTGGCTTGTGCACTGGTCACTTTTCGTATTTTTCAACCACGTCAAGGGGCGAGACCTCATCATTGAGATGTTTTTGTACAAGCCTCTGTGAGTAACCACTTATTACCCTGTATCTGCTTACTTACCTGTTTTTATTCTTGTTTCATAATTCatgttatttttcttacaggTACTTGAATGCCATCCAAACGATGTGCCCGCATATCCTGCGTTATTTGGCGACTGCTGTTATTATTAACCGTTCCCGAAGGAACGCCTTGAAGGACTTGGTCAAAGTAATTCAGCAAGAAGCCTACACTTATAGgtgtgtaaatatttatgaataactccactatccatacaagtgtacttttgaaaaattaatagTATCAATTACGTCATATTTTTAGAGACCCCATCACGGAGTTTATAGAGCATCTCTATGTAAACTTTGACTTCGAAGCTGCCCGCCGGAAGTTGAACCAGTGCCAAGCAGTACTTTTGACCGACTTTTTCTTGATTGCGTGTCTAGAAGAGTTTGTTGAAAATGCTCGCCTtatgattttcgaaactttctGTCGTATTCACCAAGTCATCAGTATTGGGTGTGTATAAGATGACAAAaaagatactttattttctgtatttttttttatatcttgttataaattaattgtgaTATTACAGAATGTTAGCTGAGAATTTGAACATGCAGCCAGATGAGGCTGAATGCTGGATTGTAAACTTGATTCGTAATGCGCGTCTGGACGCCAAGATCGACTCCAAGTTAGGTCATGTTGTGATGGGGGCCCAACCTTTGTCCCCATACCAACAACTTGTGGAAAGGATCGACTCACTCGCTGTCCGATCTGAAGCGCTGACGTCGTTAGTAGAACGTAAACAGAAAACCCGTAACCAAGATGTAAGTATAATTGATACATACATGGATATGATCCAACACAATCAATTTAATCCTTCagttctcaatttttttttaatttctgtttcaGATTCGTTGGGGAACTCAAGAATTTTAAGCTTAACAttcatttgataaaataattccgaACTAGCATTACTTGCGTAAGAATCGTCTCAAAGAAATAACATTATGTACTTCAGCCCATCTATGAAgcaatttttattacatatacatatttatactataAGCTCGTATTTTATTTCGAAATCCTAAAACCAACCTCTAAACTTGCTTCCAATATTCCAATCAGGTTTTCCCTTAATGATAACTAAAGAGTCTGTAAAATTAAagcaatattttgtaattaataaaggtactgttttatttatatgtaaattgatacatttttaaactttactgtaattttaaacataaatatttatccaTACATTCTAACAACTATTCTACAGGTTTGATAGTAATGAACTTAGACAGAATAAAAGCAACCAATATTGTTGACATTACAAAGAATACAACAAATATGTAGAATGTGTCTTCAGAAAATACATCTGTAAATGCTGGAATCTGGTTGTAGAGCTCTTCCACTACATTTAGATTGCCTTTATTTGACCTCGTCATCTTGTATGATATTATCTACTTCCTTTTGGTCTTCTTTTCTGTTTTGGTTTGGATTGTAGCTGCTGGCTGTTCCACTGGGGCCAGTGATGAGATATGTTTGTTCAACAATTGTAAAATTTCTAAACAGGTGAGGTTCCCACTTTTTAATGtaacgttttttattttggccgtctctgaaaaaaaaaaacaaattgcatAAATAAAGGAACTTCATAAACTGTACAGATGACAAAAGTATTCATGCTAAATAGATTATAATTACCTGCAATTGAAGGTGTTAATGTGATATCAACAGTAGGCTCACTGCGGTCGCAAACAATTTCTGTTTTCAGTGCGCAATTGGGATTAGTCAAACTAATTTTTGTTGAGCTTATGTAATGAAGGAAAttcctgaaaaaatatattttaaatcacTAAAAACTTATTTACTATAATAACAACTGTCATAGGTATGAATtccaaaatattgttgttttcagCCCAAATCAGACTCCCAAATCTTTTCTAGTTGTTCAAGAATTGAATAAGCATTAAATTGTCTTGTTTGATATGGTGCTGAATCACATTTGGTTATACATTGCAGTACCAAGATTAAATGTATCAAAACAATGTTAAGGCAAGTTAGCTAGTGAATTGAGatagtataataattatgtccAATATCACAGAGAACTTATCCATTAATAGCACAACCTATGATACACCACACAACCTTTTAGATTGCTTATTAAGTATGAGCTAAAGCTAATAAGAGCAGGTTTAAAATTCTTCAACTATTTCTGATATTGGCTAAAGAAATGTCTGGTAGACATGCCagatagtctatgacattttttCATTATTCTCAGCCGATTTTAAAGGTTATGAATGTGTTTATGTGAAAAAAATCGAATAATTGATTGGGCAGGAATCTGCTTAAATATTGGAAATAAGTAAAGATGTACCTCTTTTGGTGTACGCCGTCAAATGTCACTATGGCATggcatatatataaataaaatttcaatcgGCCTTACCTTGTATGTGTTACATTATCACCAAATGGGTCAAATTTGACTGTAATTCTCTTAGCAGCTTTCAAATTGACGAGTCTTAGCTGTTTTCCAATAGCAGATACTACGCCTCCAGATCTTCTAAGTGTTCCACTGTATGGGATAGACATAGTTTtcccaaaatataattatgtatatggGTAGCAGCTGGGATTGATCAATAAATAAGTAGAGCAGGGCGGCAGACATAAAATGTGATaccacagatgatatattttgtCGATAGTCCGTGATTTTTATTCATGTGCGATGAAAATGGATGAAACACAAGAAAAAGTACTGTTTTTTTCCCATAAGCAGTACAATCTATTGTCATGACGCATAACAGCATTTGGAGAATCAAAATTGATTGATGATTATGCATATgcaataaaaaaccggccaagtacgAGTGGAACTCCCGCATGTAGGGTTCCATACCATTGCCTATAAATCGGCCATAAAATCACGGTTTTTCTTAAAGATCtcctaaaatgtttattttgagcAAACTTATCTGTGAGCGatttaaaatactattttacTAAAACATTTACATAACTGCGTTAAAAGAAAAGTAAGTCAAAGAAGTTAAATTCTGTATCATTGCAAAAATATTAGTGACtaattaatgttataattaCGCTTAGAAGGTAGTTTAAACGTGAATttagattaattaaattaaaattcattcaatagATAGATAATGTCATAAGCGTCGCCGTAGTCATTGCATTTTTGTATTGAGACCATTGAGACTGTTGCTCAGACTGCTCAACTGTACTCAACTCTACCTACACTCTTGCCCTACTCTATAACTCTACACACTATGACACTATCACACTACGTCATAAAGCATTAGATTAGGGCGACGACTTAGAAAATACTTTGAcactttctataataattattgttggATTTATCACATTGTGGCAATTTCTAAAGCTAAATATTTGTGTGTTTCTTAAGTTTTACCCTTTTGTTGATATAAACATTTTATCAGGATGTACCCCGTTGGTCAAGGTAGGTGTTATGCTCTATGGGAGCACCACTTTGTTTGATTGttctaaataatattacaagCAATGTGATTGAGCACGGATCTTAgaacttgtaatttttttgttagactctgatttatatatttacatGTGTAAAATAATCAGCTCCAGCGGGGGACACGAATGCTGGTGCGGTGAGTGTTGCGGGGGCAGTGACCGCGGCTGCGAGCACGACTGGTGCTGCGCCCGGAGTCCCCAGCACTGCCCCCGCGGCCGGAGCGACCACACCTGGGGCAGCTGGTGCCGCGGGTGCCATGAGCCTCGTGTCGCCTGCTGCACCGCTCGCAGAACTACCGACCCTCACATGCCCGAGACGTCCCAACCTCGGCCATGAGGGAAGGCCGATTATGCTACGGGCTAACCATTTTCAAATATCCATGCCCAGAGGATTTGTTCATCATTACGATGTTAATATACAACCTGATAAATGCCCAAGAAAGGTAATTGTATATTGTTGACAGTTTCCTTTTGTTTCCtctaacattgttttttttctagtgTTATGTTAAATAACAGCTCTTTAAAAACGAATATCATATTACTTTGATTTCCATTGTGTCAATTTGAATTAATAACAAGAGATTAACATCCTTTGAATGTAGTGacatgattttgtattatttttaggtCAATAGAGAAATTGTTGAAACTATGGTTcattgttacaataaaatatttggaGCACTCAAGCCTGTGTTTGATGGCAGAAATAATCTTTACACAAGAGATCCACTGCCTATTGGGAATGACAAGGTTGAATTGGAGGTTATATTGCCTGGCGAGGGAAAAGACAGAGTGTTCCGAGTCAGCATCAAATGGGTTGCACAGGTTGGTATATAATTAATGGATTCTACATGGATTTCAcataatcaatcaatcaaaattaaTAGTTATTCTTGTGTTAACATGAGATTTACTGAGAAATTACCacttattttgtaatttgcTTTTTAAATAGAGGTTTTTTGGTGACATTATTGTTTAATAAGTTTCATTGTAACTATGTTAAAGTGTCTGAGTGTATTTACAATCAAAAATTTTACAGAAAATTTGCTTATTTTACTataattttacataacaatTCTGCTTTGTTTTAGTATGTCATTTATAATTATGCAAATTAAATCAACAAATGTTATTTATGCTTCTCAGTTTGTGATCAAGTTTTAGTATTACTGTTTTTAAGAAATTCAGCAAATTCATAATATTGTGGTAGTAATCAAATTTTCTTTCAACACATTTATTTTAGGTGTCACTGTTTGCTCTAGAAGAAGCTCTTGAAGGTCGAACAAGGCAGATTCCTTATGACGCTATCTTAGCTTTGGATGTAGTCATGCGGCATCTACCATCTATGATGTATACACCAGTTGGCCGATCATTTTTCTCATCTCCAGAAGGATATTATCATCCACTTGGTGGGGGTAGAGAGGTTTGGTTTGGTTTCCATCAGTCCGTGAGGCCTAGCCAGTGGAAAATGATGCTTAACATTGATGGTATGTATGCTTGTTGGATTAttatgatataatttttaataaacaaaatacagggTGTTGGAGGTTggcttacattttttttttaatcaaacaagattgtttacattaatttgGATTCTAATAGCTGGCACATAATCTTTTTATGCTTaatatgaattaatttaaatatttcttatgttatttgtaatttttcagtTTCTGCAACCGCCTTTTACAAAGCACAGCCAGTCATAGAATTTATGTGTGAAGTACTTGACATTCGAGATATTAATGATCAAAGAAAGCCATTGACAGACTCGCAAAGAGttaaatttacaaaagaaatcAAAGGACTCAAAATAGAAATCACTCATTGTGGTACAATGAAGAGGAAATACAGGGTGTGTAATGTGACCCGCAGACCTTCTCAGATGCAATCGTAAGttatttattgtgaaatattGTAGATTCAAAAGAGATTTCTTATTGAAATAGGGCTTGTAGCTAAAAAATCAAGGACCTGTCTTTCAGAACTGTTTGTATTTTTCCACAATAGCAATGAAACATTAATTGTGgagtcacattaaaaaaaataaatgtataagatgaaaataaattacttgaCCAATATAAttcataacaattttttttgtaattgcaTTGTTTCCTTATtgtgattatttaaaaaacgaaCTTTTCTAATCAATAAAAGCATATTCATAACTTTAAACGGTTTTGTCCCATCTGATAAAAATTTATTCGCTGCTCTTTTTTCCTCTATCGCGTGTGTACAATCTATCTTTTTTTCCCCACAGATTTCCTCTACAGCTAGAAAATGGACAAACAGTGGAATGTACTGTAGCCAAATATTTCTTGGATAAGTACAAGATGAAGTTACGGTATCCACATTTGCCATGTTTACAAGTAGGTCAGGAGCACAAACACACATACCTACCTCTGGAAGTATGCAACATAGTGCCGGGTCAGAGATGTATTAAAAAGCTGACTGACATGCAAACATCTACCATGATCAAAGCGACAGCTCGCTCCGCTCCCGATAGGTAAATGCACGATTTTAAATACCAGGATAaaagtcataataatatttttcctatCTGTATCTTTTGatgcagtatttattttaaaactgtatGAAATTGTGGTTACTATAATGACCGACAATTTTTTTGACCGAAAATTTGTCCACCCATTGTGTGTCAAATGGATGGGAATCTCCAACTTTTCTTGTCATGAAACTTTTTGGAGCCTTTTAATTCCATGGCCGCTGTTAGAGTTTTGAATAATCCCGCTGTCCTTTATATGCCAACATTTCTCAGAAACAGTTTCTAAAAATGCTTTTTTCGATTAATTATATAGGGAAAGGGAAATCAACAACTTGGTGCGTCGTGCGAACTTCAACACAGATCTGTACGTGAAGGAGTTTGGTCTAACGATCTCAAACAACATGATGGAGGTCCG
Above is a window of Helicoverpa zea isolate HzStark_Cry1AcR chromosome 1, ilHelZeax1.1, whole genome shotgun sequence DNA encoding:
- the LOC124640487 gene encoding uncharacterized protein LOC124640487, whose product is MTRSNKGNLNVVEELYNQIPAFTDVFSEDTFYIFVVFFVMSTILVAFILSKFITIKPVE
- the LOC124639766 gene encoding protein argonaute-2 isoform X2, yielding MYPVGQAPAGDTNAGAVSVAGAVTAAASTTGAAPGVPSTAPAAGATTPGAAGAAGAMSLVSPAAPLAELPTLTCPRRPNLGHEGRPIMLRANHFQISMPRGFVHHYDVNIQPDKCPRKVNREIVETMVHCYNKIFGALKPVFDGRNNLYTRDPLPIGNDKVELEVILPGEGKDRVFRVSIKWVAQVSLFALEEALEGRTRQIPYDAILALDVVMRHLPSMMYTPVGRSFFSSPEGYYHPLGGGREVWFGFHQSVRPSQWKMMLNIDVSATAFYKAQPVIEFMCEVLDIRDINDQRKPLTDSQRVKFTKEIKGLKIEITHCGTMKRKYRVCNVTRRPSQMQSFPLQLENGQTVECTVAKYFLDKYKMKLRYPHLPCLQVGQEHKHTYLPLEVCNIVPGQRCIKKLTDMQTSTMIKATARSAPDREREINNLVRRANFNTDLYVKEFGLTISNNMMEVRGRVLPPPKLQYGGRVSSLGGQQALPNQGVWDMRGKQFFMGVEIRVWAIACFAPQRTVREDALKNFTQQLQKISNDAGMPIIGQPCFCKYATGPDQVEPMFKYLKSTFVQLQLVVVVLPGKTPVYAEVKRVGDTVLGMATQCVQAKNVNKTSPQTLSNLCLKINVKLGGINSILVPSLRPKVFNEPVIFLGVDVTHPPAGDNKKPSIAAVVGSMDAHPSRYAATVRVQQHRQEIVHEMSSMVQELLIMFYKSTGGFKPHRIIMYRDGISEGQFLHVLQHELTAVREACIKLEAEYKPGITFIVVQKRHHTRLFCADKKEQSGKSGNIPAGTTVDLGITHPTEFDFYLCSHQGIQGTSRPSHYHVLWDDNHFGSDELQCLTYQLCHTYVRCTRSVSIPAPAYYAHLVAFRARYHLVEKEHDSGEGSHQSACSEDRTPIAMARAITVHAVTKKVMYFA
- the LOC124640401 gene encoding 39S ribosomal protein L53, mitochondrial, giving the protein MSIPYSGTLRRSGGVVSAIGKQLRLVNLKAAKRITVKFDPFGDNVTHTRNFLHYISSTKISLTNPNCALKTEIVCDRSEPTVDITLTPSIAETAKIKNVTLKSGNLTCLEILQLLNKHISSLAPVEQPAATIQTKTEKKTKRK
- the LOC124639989 gene encoding eukaryotic translation initiation factor 3 subunit E; translated protein: MSYSKFDLTFKIGQYLDRHLVFPLLEFLAAKETYDQSELLQAKLEILSKTNMIDYVIDIRKMLYPDEDTPEEIKARRGVVLSQLQELQDAVEPVLRLMQRDDVMKTVETMRDPKTLINHLTTNKEFEFKVEMIDSMYRLAKYRYECGNYVESASYLYFCQLVMCPTDKNYLSVLWGKLASEILVQNWDGALDDLTKLREFIDNGGAGATANNMQALQQRTWLVHWSLFVFFNHVKGRDLIIEMFLYKPLYLNAIQTMCPHILRYLATAVIINRSRRNALKDLVKVIQQEAYTYRDPITEFIEHLYVNFDFEAARRKLNQCQAVLLTDFFLIACLEEFVENARLMIFETFCRIHQVISIGMLAENLNMQPDEAECWIVNLIRNARLDAKIDSKLGHVVMGAQPLSPYQQLVERIDSLAVRSEALTSLVERKQKTRNQDIRWGTQEF
- the LOC124639914 gene encoding zinc finger protein 184-like is translated as MSASSKLIIHKFEAAGVNFKSLHISIEDEGSSTPSTKYSKWLDGKVQEKKKETDKSSRLVVKIVSGNDFDRFNLDASAKAIESPESYITNVYSESSMLHKDELTYKLGEKDQDISYYHEESRDTLLSNQQTFETNIRYENDLQFYLKNKCKLNNPGIYLSPLEHSLEKVKENNARIMENIHMLNRTLNYTKKKEILDIVCPKTIRSFPCNTCGKCFVYETGLRRHYSMRHAMAEAQPRWQVVWTCIQCFQVWPRQDQALKHSSECCKSNNADCVREIKTSSLLQCEFCEKVFTSIPRLLRHSKNHTTANNYECNACGMSFISYKTAEQHWILCPWLNMYYSFSLPKLLLCNACDRKFRNYEQLYNHRYKVGHFMTKTHQDSSKSLGILVYQCEICGQWYSSTAPLKVHKNQFHPKHDMGLQCRMDKTYQDNQNYCISNENEVYVNQGEEIMKVADEQ